In Haloarcula halophila, a single window of DNA contains:
- a CDS encoding universal stress protein has translation MTRVLVPVEVLAGKTVSPGLMQLLGTVDVTVLGYHVLPEQTPPDQARLQYEERATAALEDLGQEFRTAGGAADHRLVFTHDREQTVDRIADEVGARALAISGVTGDIDSLLVSLSGDVAVDRILDFVIEVIGDREIGVTLLLAGQPEAGSDGRLDTAASQLREAGIDVETSVSTGSPFESLMDSVPNHDAIVMGESAPSLRSLVFGDESERVAAASVGPVLVVRSDEPSDDEAV, from the coding sequence ATGACTCGCGTACTCGTCCCCGTCGAAGTCCTGGCCGGGAAGACGGTCTCACCGGGACTGATGCAGCTGCTGGGAACGGTTGACGTAACCGTCCTCGGCTACCACGTCCTGCCGGAACAGACGCCGCCGGATCAGGCTCGACTCCAGTACGAGGAGCGTGCGACCGCCGCCCTGGAAGATCTGGGCCAGGAGTTCCGGACTGCCGGCGGGGCAGCCGATCACCGGCTCGTGTTCACCCACGATCGAGAACAGACCGTCGACCGCATCGCCGACGAAGTCGGTGCGCGAGCGCTCGCCATCTCCGGAGTAACCGGCGACATCGACAGTTTGCTCGTCTCGTTGTCCGGTGACGTTGCGGTCGATCGGATCCTCGATTTCGTGATCGAGGTAATCGGTGACCGCGAGATCGGTGTCACGCTGTTGCTCGCCGGCCAACCCGAAGCCGGGTCGGACGGCCGGTTAGATACTGCCGCGTCCCAGCTCCGAGAAGCCGGAATCGACGTCGAAACGTCGGTGTCGACTGGCTCCCCGTTCGAGTCGCTGATGGATTCGGTCCCGAACCACGACGCTATCGTCATGGGCGAATCCGCGCCCTCGCTGCGGTCGCTCGTCTTCGGCGACGAATCCGAGCGCGTGGCTGCGGCGTCGGTCGGGCCGGTCCTGGTCGTCCGGAGCGACGAACCGTCCGACGACGAAGCGGTGTAG
- a CDS encoding APC family permease yields the protein MSSEPTGTNIEGTAPDAEHVVETDEATITDDAELERTIGLSGGLAIGIGTMIGAGIFVFPGLAGAEVGAAAAASFGVGGVIALLVALPTSELATAMPKSGGGYYFISRGLGTLAGTVIGLSLWLGLVFATAFYLVGLGFYALDGLALVGITVGSSPETIVSGIAVVAGIGFTVLNVTGTENAAKLQNGIVALLLSMLLAFLAFGMADALGFVDAGTPPGEARDVWAIGPIMSVAALVFTSYLGFAQVATVAGEMKSPGRNLPLAMIGSVVIVTAMYVLTIFVATSVFTQDALAAAGETAMVEIGRALLGTPGALVIIVGGLLATMSSANASILSTSRAIYGVSKDALLPRWASRINLKYGTPHVALGMAGGPVIVLAATRQVQLLAEVASFLHLIMYGLMCVALVAIRRDEPDWYDPDFTVPGGPVIPVIGAVASFGLIAFMDPFSIVVGIGVIGATAGWYFYYARDIRLKGAL from the coding sequence ATGAGCAGCGAACCGACCGGAACCAACATCGAGGGGACGGCACCGGACGCAGAGCACGTCGTCGAGACCGACGAGGCGACGATCACGGACGACGCCGAACTCGAACGGACGATCGGGCTCTCAGGTGGGCTGGCTATCGGGATCGGGACGATGATCGGCGCCGGGATCTTCGTCTTTCCCGGGCTGGCCGGCGCGGAGGTCGGGGCGGCCGCCGCGGCGTCGTTCGGGGTCGGCGGCGTCATCGCACTCCTGGTCGCACTGCCGACCTCCGAGTTGGCGACGGCGATGCCGAAAAGCGGTGGGGGGTACTACTTCATCTCCCGCGGGCTGGGGACGCTTGCCGGAACTGTCATCGGACTCTCGCTGTGGCTCGGGTTGGTGTTCGCGACGGCGTTCTACTTAGTCGGCCTGGGCTTTTACGCGCTGGACGGCCTCGCCCTGGTCGGGATTACCGTCGGTTCGAGTCCGGAAACCATCGTCTCCGGGATCGCAGTCGTCGCCGGGATCGGGTTTACGGTGTTGAACGTCACTGGGACGGAGAACGCGGCGAAACTCCAGAACGGGATCGTGGCGTTGCTGTTGTCGATGCTCCTCGCGTTTCTCGCTTTCGGGATGGCCGACGCACTCGGGTTCGTCGACGCCGGTACCCCGCCCGGGGAAGCCAGAGACGTCTGGGCCATCGGACCGATCATGTCCGTGGCCGCGCTGGTCTTCACGTCGTATCTGGGCTTTGCCCAGGTCGCGACCGTCGCGGGCGAGATGAAGTCGCCGGGACGGAACCTCCCGCTGGCGATGATCGGCTCGGTGGTGATCGTCACGGCGATGTACGTGTTGACGATCTTCGTGGCGACGAGCGTCTTCACCCAGGACGCGCTGGCAGCGGCTGGGGAGACCGCGATGGTCGAAATCGGCCGCGCGTTACTCGGTACTCCCGGTGCGCTCGTGATCATCGTCGGCGGCCTGTTAGCGACGATGTCGTCGGCCAACGCCTCGATTCTCAGCACCTCACGGGCCATCTATGGGGTCTCGAAGGACGCACTCCTCCCGCGGTGGGCCAGTCGGATCAACCTCAAATACGGAACGCCACACGTCGCGCTCGGGATGGCCGGCGGCCCCGTCATCGTCTTGGCGGCGACCCGACAGGTGCAGTTACTGGCCGAAGTCGCCTCGTTCCTCCACCTGATCATGTACGGGTTGATGTGTGTCGCGCTGGTGGCGATCCGTCGGGACGAACCGGACTGGTACGATCCGGACTTCACGGTCCCGGGTGGTCCGGTGATCCCAGTGATCGGCGCAGTGGCGAGTTTCGGTCTCATCGCGTTCATGGACCCGTTCTCGATCGTCGTCGGCATCGGCGTCATCGGTGCCACAGCCGGGTGGTACTTCTATTATGCCCGCGATATACGTCTCAAAGGAGCCCTATAA
- a CDS encoding aldehyde dehydrogenase family protein — translation MTETYHNYVDGEWVAADTGETFTVHNPADRSDIVGEFQQSGTADAEAAVEAAAGASTAWADTPGPERGRVLRATGQNLADRKDELTETLVREEGKARPEAAGEVQRAIDIFAYYGAKASDLGGTVKASSSENTRLYTVNEPLGVAGLITPWNYPVAIPAWKIAPALATGNTIVFKPASQAPNVSRKLVECLDEAGLPDGVLNYVTGPGSEVGKTFSTHEAVDAVSFTGSSAVGDTVGDQAQETGKRIQLEMGGKNPAVVMPSADVDEAVDIAASGAFGVTGQACTATSRAIVHEDIYDEFVEGVVAAAEAIEVGPGLDGAEMGPQVSESELDSTLEYVDIGVDEGATLETGGGEVDAGDGFFVEPAVFSDVEPDMRIAQEEIFGPVLAVIPVGSYEEAVEVANGVRYGLSASIVTQDLSEANQFVGDSESGVVKVNEKTTGLELHVPFGGMKDSSSETYREQGDAGLDFYTISKTVYMNY, via the coding sequence ATGACGGAAACTTACCACAACTACGTGGACGGCGAATGGGTCGCCGCTGACACCGGGGAGACCTTCACGGTCCACAACCCTGCAGACCGATCGGACATCGTCGGCGAGTTCCAGCAGTCGGGGACAGCGGACGCCGAGGCGGCCGTCGAAGCCGCTGCCGGGGCGAGCACAGCGTGGGCCGACACGCCTGGCCCGGAGCGGGGGCGCGTTCTGCGCGCGACCGGGCAGAACCTCGCGGACCGCAAGGACGAACTCACCGAGACACTCGTCCGCGAGGAGGGGAAGGCCCGGCCCGAGGCGGCCGGCGAGGTCCAGCGCGCCATCGACATCTTCGCGTACTACGGCGCGAAAGCCAGCGACCTCGGGGGCACGGTGAAAGCCTCCAGCAGCGAGAACACGCGGCTGTACACGGTGAACGAACCACTGGGTGTCGCGGGTCTCATCACCCCGTGGAACTACCCGGTTGCCATCCCGGCTTGGAAGATCGCGCCGGCCCTGGCGACGGGGAACACGATCGTGTTCAAGCCGGCCTCGCAAGCCCCCAACGTCTCGCGGAAGCTCGTCGAGTGTCTGGACGAAGCCGGGCTCCCCGACGGTGTTCTCAACTACGTCACCGGCCCCGGCAGCGAGGTCGGCAAAACCTTCTCGACACACGAGGCCGTCGACGCTGTCTCGTTCACGGGGAGTTCGGCGGTCGGCGACACCGTCGGCGACCAGGCACAGGAGACCGGCAAGCGGATCCAACTGGAGATGGGCGGCAAGAACCCCGCCGTCGTGATGCCCAGCGCCGACGTGGACGAGGCCGTCGACATCGCCGCCAGCGGGGCCTTCGGCGTCACCGGACAGGCCTGTACGGCCACCTCGCGGGCGATTGTCCACGAGGATATCTACGACGAGTTCGTCGAGGGCGTCGTCGCCGCGGCCGAGGCCATCGAAGTCGGTCCGGGACTGGACGGGGCCGAGATGGGGCCGCAGGTCAGCGAGAGCGAACTCGACAGCACGCTGGAGTACGTCGACATCGGCGTCGACGAGGGAGCGACCCTGGAAACCGGCGGCGGTGAGGTCGACGCCGGCGACGGCTTCTTCGTCGAACCGGCCGTGTTCTCCGATGTCGAGCCAGACATGCGGATCGCACAGGAGGAAATCTTCGGGCCGGTGCTTGCCGTCATCCCGGTCGGAAGCTACGAGGAGGCCGTCGAGGTCGCTAACGGCGTTCGCTACGGCCTTTCGGCCAGTATCGTCACGCAGGACCTCTCTGAAGCCAACCAGTTCGTCGGGGATTCCGAATCCGGCGTCGTGAAAGTCAACGAGAAGACGACCGGACTGGAGTTACACGTCCCCTTCGGCGGGATGAAAGACTCCTCCAGCGAGACCTACCGCGAACAGGGCGACGCCGGACTCGACTTCTACACCATCTCGAAGACGGTGTACATGAACTACTGA
- a CDS encoding pirin family protein: protein MDDSSSTRTQPRLHTAPRTDVSQNQGKFRTHFNFPGRAVPDHDDHGYGPLATVVESFMDPGTLIRMHQHRNEEIISWVPDGVMRHDDRQGNELVTDSEHVMVMNAGSGFWHAEETLADDPPLRMLQIFVRPHSLDLDPHIQHEPIPDSVAGEWRHLFGPEGSDAPLFVRNDVHFSDCRLEAGATTTLPSRSGWHTYLYVFEGAVEIGEESVGYTESALVTDDGDVAVTATEDSIIVAFSIDPDAPITRQGTIGR from the coding sequence ATGGACGATTCGTCTTCGACACGGACACAGCCCCGTCTCCACACGGCACCACGAACCGACGTTTCGCAGAACCAAGGCAAGTTCCGGACCCACTTCAACTTCCCCGGCAGAGCGGTCCCCGACCACGACGACCACGGCTACGGGCCGCTGGCGACCGTCGTCGAGTCGTTCATGGACCCGGGGACGCTGATCCGGATGCACCAGCACCGCAACGAGGAGATCATCTCGTGGGTGCCCGACGGCGTGATGCGCCACGACGACCGCCAGGGCAACGAACTCGTGACCGATTCCGAGCACGTGATGGTGATGAACGCCGGCAGCGGTTTCTGGCACGCGGAAGAGACGCTCGCGGACGACCCACCGTTGCGGATGCTCCAGATCTTCGTCCGACCACACAGTCTCGATCTCGATCCGCATATCCAACACGAGCCGATCCCCGACTCGGTCGCCGGGGAATGGCGACACCTGTTCGGCCCCGAAGGGAGTGACGCGCCGCTTTTCGTCCGCAACGACGTCCACTTCTCCGACTGTCGCCTGGAGGCCGGTGCCACGACCACGCTCCCGTCCCGGTCGGGCTGGCACACCTATCTATACGTCTTCGAGGGGGCCGTCGAGATCGGCGAGGAGTCCGTCGGATACACCGAGAGTGCACTCGTGACCGACGACGGCGACGTAGCCGTCACCGCAACCGAGGACTCGATTATCGTCGCGTTTTCCATCGACCCCGACGCCCCGATCACGCGCCAGGGGACGATCGGCCGGTGA
- a CDS encoding DUF1028 domain-containing protein: MRHTPGTFSIAARDPETDTFGAAVTTGTVAVGATCPYVSANGAAVTQAFTKTEHGRNAIERADDGERIDDACEALLTADEHAAFRQVHGVGSDSEFGFTGERCSGWAGHRVGEQHTVAGNLLAGPGVVEAVEDAYLDVDGDMAERLVSALEAGVAAGGDDRGEMSAAILVHAPEPEFYHNLRVDLSETPVADLRALLGEAREAKARIRAETDELFEEYPPELLEFGIKY, translated from the coding sequence ATGCGACATACACCAGGAACCTTCTCGATAGCCGCACGCGATCCCGAGACGGATACCTTCGGCGCCGCAGTCACGACCGGCACGGTCGCAGTCGGCGCGACCTGTCCGTACGTCAGCGCCAACGGGGCAGCAGTGACACAGGCGTTCACGAAGACGGAACACGGCCGGAACGCGATCGAACGGGCCGACGACGGCGAACGGATCGACGACGCGTGCGAGGCGCTACTGACGGCCGACGAGCACGCTGCTTTCCGGCAGGTCCACGGCGTCGGGTCCGACAGCGAGTTCGGTTTCACCGGCGAGCGCTGCAGCGGGTGGGCCGGACACCGCGTCGGGGAGCAGCACACGGTCGCGGGGAACCTCCTTGCCGGCCCCGGCGTCGTCGAGGCCGTCGAGGATGCGTACCTCGACGTGGACGGCGACATGGCCGAGCGTCTCGTCTCGGCACTCGAAGCCGGTGTGGCGGCCGGTGGCGACGACCGAGGGGAGATGAGCGCGGCGATCCTCGTCCACGCGCCCGAACCGGAGTTCTACCACAACCTCCGTGTCGACCTCTCGGAGACCCCTGTCGCGGATCTCCGGGCACTGCTCGGGGAGGCGAGAGAAGCGAAAGCCCGCATCAGAGCCGAGACGGACGAGTTGTTCGAGGAGTACCCGCCGGAACTGCTGGAGTTCGGCATCAAGTACTGA
- a CDS encoding ABC transporter ATP-binding protein: MSDERPVDGDGPLLDVRDLRTEFRTESGSVVATNDVSFSLDRGETLGIVGESGAGKSVTARSIMRLIDSPGEITGGQVVFDGEDLLEKTDREMRDVRGNRIAMIPQDPMSSLNPVMTVGEQITETIRRHQDVSKSEARRLAVESMDDVGIPDASERIDDYPHEFSGGMRQRVLVAIGFSCEPDLIIADEPTTALDVTTQAKILDLLNEMQEREGTAVLMITHNLGVVAQTCDDVGVMYAGNLVETAELGDLFERPRHPYTRALIDSIPEVETEYDELPTLDGSMPDLADLPNGCNFAPRCPHATEACRSGDDPSLDPVGEGASSAACIHAEDLDLSESTASVTGGGRSEIDRSGEPLFDVRNLKKHFSAGEGILGNVRLSRDGGGLPTIERRYVKAVDDISFDIYPGETVGLVGESGCGKSTVARTVLRLLEPTAGEVYFEGQPVHELGSGEIRSLRREMQIIFQDPHSSLNPRKTVGRIIGRAMERHDIATGEEKRQRVRELLERVGLSGDAAGKYPHEFSGGQQQRVAIAHALAVQPKLIVCDEPVSALDVSVQAQILNLLNEIQAEENISYLFISHNIGVVRHICDRVAVMYLGKIAEFGSIEDVFSPPFHPYTESLLSAVPHANPDRETDRILLDGSVPSPIDPPSGCPFQTRCPKKIGDICEDELPPLESVNGSDHHIACHLSTEEMSERESFIAPKHRTDPTELD, from the coding sequence ATGAGCGACGAGCGACCGGTGGACGGCGACGGGCCGTTGCTGGACGTGCGGGATCTCCGCACCGAGTTCCGGACGGAATCGGGCTCGGTCGTCGCGACCAACGACGTCTCGTTCTCGCTCGACCGCGGCGAGACGCTGGGTATCGTCGGCGAGTCCGGTGCGGGGAAGTCCGTCACGGCCCGTTCGATCATGCGCCTCATCGACTCACCCGGGGAGATCACCGGCGGACAGGTCGTCTTCGACGGCGAGGACCTACTGGAGAAGACCGACCGGGAGATGCGTGATGTCCGTGGGAACCGGATCGCGATGATCCCCCAGGACCCGATGTCTTCACTGAATCCAGTGATGACTGTCGGCGAGCAGATCACCGAGACGATCCGCCGCCACCAGGACGTTTCGAAGTCAGAAGCCCGTCGACTCGCCGTCGAGTCGATGGACGACGTCGGCATCCCGGACGCGAGCGAGCGCATCGACGACTACCCACACGAGTTCTCCGGGGGGATGCGCCAGCGCGTCCTCGTGGCCATCGGTTTCTCCTGTGAGCCGGACCTCATCATCGCGGACGAACCCACCACCGCACTCGACGTGACGACGCAGGCGAAGATCCTCGACCTGCTCAACGAGATGCAGGAGCGCGAGGGGACGGCCGTACTGATGATCACCCACAACCTCGGTGTCGTCGCCCAGACCTGCGACGACGTCGGCGTGATGTACGCCGGAAACCTCGTCGAGACGGCGGAGCTCGGGGACCTCTTCGAGCGGCCGCGACACCCCTACACTCGTGCACTGATCGACTCCATCCCGGAAGTCGAGACCGAGTACGACGAGCTCCCGACGCTGGACGGCTCGATGCCGGACCTCGCGGACCTCCCGAACGGCTGTAACTTCGCTCCCCGGTGTCCTCACGCGACCGAGGCGTGCCGGAGCGGCGACGATCCGTCGCTGGACCCGGTCGGCGAGGGCGCTTCGAGCGCGGCGTGTATCCACGCCGAAGACCTCGATCTCTCCGAGAGCACGGCCTCGGTGACGGGCGGCGGCCGGAGCGAGATCGACCGCAGCGGCGAACCGCTCTTCGACGTGCGGAACCTGAAAAAGCACTTCAGTGCCGGCGAAGGGATTCTCGGGAACGTTCGCCTGTCGAGGGACGGCGGCGGGCTCCCGACGATCGAGCGACGATACGTCAAGGCCGTCGACGACATCAGCTTCGACATCTATCCCGGGGAGACCGTCGGTCTGGTCGGCGAGTCCGGCTGTGGGAAGTCTACCGTCGCGCGGACGGTCCTGCGGTTGCTCGAACCGACCGCGGGCGAGGTCTACTTCGAGGGGCAGCCGGTCCACGAACTCGGCTCCGGCGAGATCCGGAGCCTGCGCCGCGAGATGCAGATCATCTTCCAGGACCCACACAGCTCGTTGAACCCGCGAAAGACCGTCGGGCGGATCATCGGTCGCGCGATGGAGCGCCACGACATCGCGACCGGCGAGGAGAAACGCCAACGCGTTCGGGAGCTACTCGAACGAGTCGGGCTCTCCGGCGACGCCGCGGGCAAATACCCACACGAGTTCTCGGGCGGCCAGCAACAGCGGGTCGCGATCGCACACGCGCTCGCCGTCCAGCCGAAGCTCATCGTCTGTGACGAGCCGGTGTCCGCGCTGGACGTGAGCGTCCAGGCACAGATCCTCAACCTCCTCAACGAGATCCAGGCCGAAGAGAACATCTCGTATCTGTTCATCTCCCACAACATCGGTGTCGTCCGGCACATCTGTGACCGCGTGGCCGTGATGTATCTCGGGAAGATCGCGGAGTTCGGCAGCATCGAGGACGTCTTCTCGCCGCCGTTCCACCCCTACACCGAGAGTCTCCTCTCGGCGGTCCCACACGCGAACCCGGACCGTGAGACCGACCGTATCCTTCTCGACGGGAGCGTCCCGAGCCCGATCGATCCACCCTCGGGCTGTCCGTTCCAGACCCGTTGTCCGAAGAAGATCGGCGACATCTGCGAGGACGAACTGCCGCCGTTGGAGTCCGTCAACGGTTCGGACCACCACATCGCCTGTCACCTCTCGACCGAAGAGATGAGCGAGCGCGAGTCGTTCATCGCTCCGAAACACCGAACGGATCCGACGGAACTGGACTGA
- a CDS encoding ABC transporter permease produces MAAERQTEASDGGRFGLSDSQIERVVAFARKFRRNTKAMIGLTIVLLLFLVAAFAPFIAPYGMNETDIQDRTQGPSLEHPFGTDDLGRDIFSRVVLGSRISLYVGFGSISAALAIGAILGVIAGYAGGLLDEVLMRVMDAAMAFPPVLLALTLLVVLGPELRNVIIALAFVYTPYIARVSRSAALSERNEAYVEAAVARGENNTRIVFSEVLPNCTAPILVQGSLNVSFAILAEASLSFLGLGAQPPRPSWGLMIDTGRGFMQSAPWMLLFPALAIGIAVVGFNMLGDGLRDVLDPKVEAIE; encoded by the coding sequence ATGGCGGCCGAACGTCAGACCGAGGCGTCCGATGGCGGGCGGTTCGGGCTCTCCGACTCACAGATCGAGCGCGTCGTCGCGTTCGCCCGGAAGTTCCGGCGCAACACGAAGGCGATGATCGGGCTGACGATCGTGTTACTGCTGTTCCTGGTCGCAGCCTTCGCGCCGTTTATCGCGCCGTACGGGATGAACGAGACGGACATCCAGGACCGGACCCAGGGTCCCTCGCTCGAACATCCATTCGGAACCGACGACCTGGGCCGTGACATCTTCAGCCGCGTGGTGCTGGGGAGCCGCATCTCGCTGTACGTCGGCTTCGGGTCGATCTCGGCGGCGCTCGCGATCGGAGCCATCCTCGGGGTCATCGCAGGTTACGCCGGGGGACTGCTCGACGAGGTGCTGATGCGGGTGATGGACGCCGCGATGGCGTTCCCGCCGGTGTTGCTGGCCTTGACGCTGCTCGTGGTGTTGGGGCCGGAACTCCGGAACGTGATCATCGCGCTCGCGTTCGTCTACACGCCCTACATCGCTCGGGTCTCTCGCAGCGCGGCGCTCTCCGAGCGCAACGAGGCCTACGTCGAGGCGGCGGTCGCCCGCGGGGAGAACAACACCCGGATCGTCTTCAGCGAGGTGCTCCCGAACTGCACGGCACCGATACTCGTCCAGGGGTCGCTGAACGTCTCCTTCGCGATCCTCGCGGAGGCGAGCCTCTCGTTCCTCGGACTGGGCGCACAACCCCCCCGTCCGTCCTGGGGGCTGATGATCGATACCGGACGGGGCTTCATGCAGTCCGCGCCGTGGATGTTGCTCTTCCCCGCGCTGGCGATCGGCATCGCCGTCGTCGGGTTCAACATGCTCGGTGACGGCCTGCGCGACGTCCTCGACCCCAAAGTGGAGGCGATCGAATGA
- a CDS encoding 5'-deoxyadenosine deaminase — protein MLLSGTVLQDSTTVIEDGAVVVEGAEIVAVGDRASLADQYPDHRTKRYGVVMPGLVGSHIHSVQSLGRGLSDDQELLDWLFDAVLPMEASLTADEMEVAARLGYLELIETGTTTVVDHLSVNHAHRAFQAAGDMGIRGLLGKVLMDQHAPDGLLEETQVGLDRTETLIEDYHRSFDDRIRYAVTPRFAVSCSEACLRGARELADEHDGVRIHTHASETRDEIETIEDDTGKRNIHWLDEVGLTGEDVVLAHCVWTDESERELLAETGTNVTHCPTSNMKLASGIAPIVDYLDRGINVALGNDGPPCNNTLDPFTEMKQASTLQKVDRLDPTVTPVQTIFEMATVNGAKAAGFDRLGELKPGWRADIVGLSADGTRATPLYDVLSYIVFAARGDDVEFTMVDGEVLMEDGEVKSADADGIRRSANEVAESLDLSHPRMRSEGDGPTSDR, from the coding sequence ATGTTGCTATCAGGAACCGTCCTGCAGGATTCGACGACGGTCATCGAGGACGGGGCTGTCGTCGTCGAGGGGGCCGAGATCGTTGCTGTCGGTGATCGGGCCTCGCTCGCCGATCAGTATCCCGACCACAGGACGAAGCGATACGGCGTCGTCATGCCGGGGTTGGTGGGGAGCCATATCCACTCCGTCCAGAGCCTCGGACGGGGTCTCTCGGACGACCAGGAGCTACTCGATTGGTTGTTCGACGCCGTCCTGCCGATGGAAGCGTCGCTGACGGCCGACGAGATGGAAGTCGCGGCCAGGTTGGGCTATCTCGAACTCATCGAGACGGGGACGACGACGGTCGTCGATCACCTCTCGGTCAACCACGCCCACCGTGCGTTCCAGGCAGCCGGCGACATGGGAATTCGGGGACTGCTGGGGAAGGTACTGATGGACCAGCACGCGCCCGATGGGCTCCTCGAAGAGACGCAGGTCGGTCTCGACCGGACGGAGACGCTGATCGAGGACTACCACCGAAGTTTCGACGACCGTATCCGCTACGCCGTGACGCCACGGTTCGCCGTGTCCTGTTCAGAAGCGTGTCTCAGGGGAGCACGCGAACTCGCGGACGAACACGACGGCGTCCGCATCCACACCCACGCCAGCGAGACCCGCGACGAGATCGAGACCATCGAAGATGACACCGGGAAGCGGAACATCCACTGGCTCGACGAGGTCGGACTCACCGGCGAGGATGTCGTCCTCGCACACTGTGTCTGGACCGACGAGTCCGAACGGGAACTGCTGGCCGAGACCGGGACCAACGTCACGCACTGCCCGACCTCGAACATGAAGCTCGCGAGTGGCATCGCCCCGATCGTCGACTATCTCGACCGCGGGATCAACGTCGCGCTTGGCAACGACGGCCCGCCCTGTAACAACACGCTCGATCCGTTCACCGAGATGAAACAGGCGAGCACCCTCCAGAAGGTCGATCGACTCGATCCGACGGTGACGCCGGTCCAAACCATCTTCGAGATGGCGACGGTAAACGGGGCGAAAGCCGCCGGGTTCGATCGCCTCGGCGAACTGAAACCCGGCTGGCGGGCCGATATCGTCGGTCTGTCGGCCGACGGAACCCGTGCGACCCCGCTTTACGACGTGCTGTCGTACATCGTCTTCGCTGCCCGGGGCGACGATGTCGAGTTCACGATGGTCGACGGCGAGGTACTCATGGAGGACGGTGAGGTAAAGAGCGCAGACGCGGACGGGATCAGACGGTCGGCAAACGAGGTCGCGGAATCGCTCGATCTCAGCCACCCACGGATGCGCTCGGAGGGCGACGGACCCACCTCGGACCGGTAA
- a CDS encoding fumarylacetoacetate hydrolase family protein: MRYYRTVGAGGPRLVARAGADAYDLTAVRPNVTAFEDLAYVANVSDRTVDEVASDLIDATETIAVPEETAVGVPTLVDEVWAAGVTYEISEQAREAESGMPEMYLDVYGAERPEVFFKATWDRVVGPGDAVGVRGDSEWNVPEPELGIVLYEGDIVGYTVGNDVSSRSIEGQNPLYLPQAKVYDRCCSLGPCVATPDAVGDPHDLTMTMTVERDGETVYEGETSTGEMVRTCEELVSYLRRHNTVPESAVLLTGTSLVPEEGFTLTPADEIHIDIENIGGLTNDVTTV, translated from the coding sequence ATGCGATATTATCGGACAGTCGGAGCCGGCGGTCCCCGCCTCGTTGCCAGGGCGGGCGCCGACGCCTACGACCTGACTGCCGTCCGGCCGAACGTGACAGCGTTCGAAGACCTCGCGTACGTCGCGAACGTGAGCGATCGGACCGTCGACGAGGTGGCCAGCGACCTCATCGACGCGACCGAGACGATCGCTGTTCCGGAGGAGACGGCCGTCGGTGTCCCGACTCTCGTCGACGAGGTGTGGGCGGCGGGGGTCACTTACGAGATCAGCGAGCAGGCCCGCGAAGCGGAGAGCGGGATGCCGGAGATGTATCTCGATGTCTACGGCGCCGAGCGTCCGGAGGTGTTCTTCAAGGCGACCTGGGACCGAGTGGTCGGTCCGGGCGACGCCGTCGGTGTCCGTGGGGACTCCGAATGGAACGTCCCCGAACCCGAACTGGGGATCGTCCTCTACGAGGGCGATATCGTCGGCTACACCGTCGGCAACGACGTGAGCAGCCGCTCTATCGAGGGCCAGAACCCGCTCTATCTCCCGCAGGCGAAAGTGTACGACCGCTGCTGTTCGCTCGGCCCGTGTGTCGCGACACCCGATGCCGTCGGGGACCCTCACGATCTCACGATGACGATGACCGTCGAACGCGACGGCGAGACGGTCTACGAGGGGGAGACCTCGACCGGGGAGATGGTCCGGACCTGCGAGGAGTTGGTCTCGTACCTCCGTCGGCACAACACCGTCCCCGAGTCGGCAGTCCTCCTGACGGGGACCTCGCTCGTTCCGGAGGAAGGGTTCACGCTGACACCGGCCGACGAGATCCACATCGACATCGAAAACATCGGTGGCCTCACGAACGACGTGACGACTGTCTGA